The stretch of DNA CTTGCCCATTTTACGTCCCCTGCCTTTCAAGATACTGCCTTCGCATTTTTTATCGGCATAAGTATATTGCTTTCGAACCTTTTTGACGCTGCTTGGGGCTTGAAGGGTTGCGCCTGCTGTTTATTTTGGCCCAATCATTTGCTTAAACCAACCGTGCGAATCATCCCGTCAGGCACGGCCATAAAACCTTTAAGTTCTTTAACGGTGCCAAAAAGGTTGTTTTCATGGTAGAGAAAAATATAGGGCGCCTGTTCAATCGCCAGCAGGCTAACTTGATCGTACAAAACTTTGCGTTTGGCATCGTTCGTTTCCCGGCGGGCCTCGTTCAAAAGCCTGTTCATTTCGCTGTTGTCGTATTTCATGTAGTTAAAGGAACCGTTGGCGATAAAACGGTCGTAACTATTTTGGTCCGGATCGGACCGGCCGCTCCAAGTTATATAAATCATGTCGAAATTGCCTTTGGCGGCTTTATCCAGAACCGTGCCGAAATCCACTTTTTCCAAAACGGCGTTTATGCCGGCCGGTTTAAGCATGTTTTGCAAAACCTGAATTATCTGTTGGGCCACGGGGTTGATATCGGTCGTCAGCGTAAAGCTGAACCCGTCGGCGAGCCCGGCCTCCGCCAAAAGGCGTTTGGCTTTGGCTGGATCAGGTTTGGCCGGTTTGTCGATCTCACTGTTGTAAGCCAGATTGCCGGGTGAAAATGCCGATCTCCCCGGCGTACCTATGCCGCTCAACACCACTTTTACAATCGCCTCGCGGTCGATCAGCGCTTCCACCGCCTGCCGCACCAGAAGATTGTCAAACGGCTTGCGGACGGTGTTGAGGGCAATGCCGCCGAAACCCGGGCTGGGCAGATTGATCAGGGTAACTTTCGGATCGTTGGCGTAATTTGCCGCCTCGTTGAAGGGAAAACGGTTGGAAAGATCTACCTGCCCACTTTTCAGATTAACTAGGGCCACATTGGCGTCCGGGATGATCTTATACACGATTTTTTCCGCTTTAGGCGCGCCGGCCAGCCAGTAATTTTTATTTTTTTCCAGCGTTATGGTTGCGCCGCGCACTCTTTCTTTATAGACAAAAGGGCCGGTGCCGACAGGGGCGTTCATAAAGTCGGCGCCCAGTTTTTTTATCGCCGCCGGCGAGGCCATCATGCCGGAACGATCAGTGAGGATGGACAGAAAGGGCGCGAACGGGCTTTTTAAAGTTATCTCCACAGTATGGCTGCCAGCGGCGGCGATTGTGGCTATCTGGCTCAGTTCATTTTTCCGAAGGGATGAACTGTCATTCCTGTACCGCTCCAAGTTAAAAATCGCCGCTTCGGCGTTAAAGTCAGTGCCGTCATGAAATTTGACGTTTTTGCGCAAATAGAAAGTGTATTTTTTGCCATCGGGGGAAACATCCCATTTTTCCGCCAGCATGGGGACGATCTCGCCTTTTTCGTTTAAATCGGCGAGTTTGTCAAAAATACTTTGAAACACATGCCTTTCCACAAAAGCCCCTGACACCAAGGGATCAAGTTTAGGCGGGTCCTGGTAGAGCGAAATGTTGATGGCCCCATCCCACTTAGCGGCGGGCGGCCCGGCGCTTTGGCCGCCGCCGCAAGCCGCTGCAAGGATACACATTGCCACAACCGTGAATACAATAAGCGCTTTTTTCATTTTAAATCCTCCTTACATTGCTATGCGGCACGGCAATCTGCATCCATACTTTCTTTACTATATTTCTGCATATTAAAGCATTAAGGCAATTCATAAGCCGCCTGCTCCAGTATGTCGAGCGATATCTCCATCCGCGCCGTTTTGAGCGGGTCTACCACCTGGCAGACGCATAGATTGCCTTCAATGGAAAGGAGCATAGCGGCGGCGGTTTTATCCATACCCAACGCATCGGTCAAAAAGCCCTGCATGTTGCGCGCGGCCAAAGACGCGGCTGCGTCCAGCGTCCCGGCGGATGCGAGCGCCATTAGCGCTCCGCCTTCTACCAGGAGAGGCAAAGGCAGTTTCAAGTCTTTTATCACTTGGAAAGACACCGTTACTTGCCCGGGAATTTCCAAACCGCAAACCACTACTTCGCCATCGCCCATAAGCGCGTGCAAATCACCTAAAGCAAAAAGCGCGCCTTTGACAAAAACCGGCAGGTAAAGCACGGCGTTTTTAACAATGCGTTTGCAGTCCATGTTCCCGCCGTGCATACCCGGCGTTCCGGTAGGAACCGCCTCCGCCGGCGGCGCGACGCCTATAACGCCGATCATTGGACGTATCGGGAGCGCGCGGCGCAGCAAGCCGCCAGCCCTCGGCCAAGCAAAGAGCGCGCGGCCGTCTTTTATCGGCACAATCCTGGTAACTTCACCGACGCTGTCCGGCAAAGCGCCAAAGCCCGGCGCGCTGCCGATCACTCCCTTTTCCGCCACCTGTATGTCGAGGATATCCACCCGCAGAATATCGCCGGCTTGCGCCCCTTCGATAAATACCGGCCCGGTCGCCGGATTGATGTGTTCCCAACTAACGCTGGTAAAAGGGACGAGTTCGGTTTCCAGGCGGTTGCTGAAACAATCCCTTGTTTCAAAACATACGGGCGTTCCTTGCTTCACCGTCGCCACCGGCGGCGCGTCCTTCGACAGGGACAGCACATAATTTTCTGCGGGCACAAAGGCCTTTTCCGTCATTTTTCACAATCCCCCATTATTTTCCGTGGGCGTAAACCGCATCTAGTTCATGTTTTAACCGGGGAACGGCATTAATGGTTAAAAACCAGGGTTTTGATCACCACCGGCAAGACGCGCCCGCCGCCCACCGGCGCGCCGATGTCAACGTAATCCCCTTCGCTGGGGCTTATCCCGTCAATGCAGATAAGGCGGCATCCGGGCGCTTTCACGCGAATGGCGTTGCCTAGCGCCTGCGCTATGTCCCTTTCCAATATGACGGTCAGGGGAAATTCCGGCGAGAGCGCCTCCCGCATGGCGCTTAAAAGCAACGCCGCCAGTTTTTGTATCTCAAAAAAATGAAAATACCCGCCGCCGGAAAGGGCCAACGCAAAATGCGCAAAACCGTCGGGAGTTTTGTAAAAGGAAGCTTTTTTTCGGATTGCCTCCACGATCGACTCTTCGGCTTCCTCGGCGGCGGAAAGTTTTAAAACCGGGATGTCTTTGACCGGCAGCGCAGAGCTGTCAAAAGCAACCGTACTGCCGCTGATTCGAGTCGCGTACATGCCCGCGCCGGCAACCGTGGCGCGAATGGTTTCATCCGGGCAAAAAACGCGGAATTTGCCATAAAACAAGCTGTTTCTCATTTCCCGCGCCAGCAGCACGCCTATATCGCCGAAAGCAAACGGGTCGTCCGGCGCTTTTTGATACATACATTCCGCCACGCCGCCGGAGAAAGTAACAATGTCCACCGGAAAAGCGCTTTGGATATCTTTCGCGCCGCCGGTAAACATCATGGGCAAAATAGCGTCCTGCGCGCGCAAACCAAACAACCCCTCCAACAAGCTGGCCATTATGGCGCATAATTCACGCA from Acidaminococcales bacterium encodes:
- a CDS encoding ABC transporter substrate-binding protein, which gives rise to MKKALIVFTVVAMCILAAACGGGQSAGPPAAKWDGAINISLYQDPPKLDPLVSGAFVERHVFQSIFDKLADLNEKGEIVPMLAEKWDVSPDGKKYTFYLRKNVKFHDGTDFNAEAAIFNLERYRNDSSSLRKNELSQIATIAAAGSHTVEITLKSPFAPFLSILTDRSGMMASPAAIKKLGADFMNAPVGTGPFVYKERVRGATITLEKNKNYWLAGAPKAEKIVYKIIPDANVALVNLKSGQVDLSNRFPFNEAANYANDPKVTLINLPSPGFGGIALNTVRKPFDNLLVRQAVEALIDREAIVKVVLSGIGTPGRSAFSPGNLAYNSEIDKPAKPDPAKAKRLLAEAGLADGFSFTLTTDINPVAQQIIQVLQNMLKPAGINAVLEKVDFGTVLDKAAKGNFDMIYITWSGRSDPDQNSYDRFIANGSFNYMKYDNSEMNRLLNEARRETNDAKRKVLYDQVSLLAIEQAPYIFLYHENNLFGTVKELKGFMAVPDGMIRTVGLSK
- a CDS encoding acetamidase/formamidase family protein — encoded protein: MTEKAFVPAENYVLSLSKDAPPVATVKQGTPVCFETRDCFSNRLETELVPFTSVSWEHINPATGPVFIEGAQAGDILRVDILDIQVAEKGVIGSAPGFGALPDSVGEVTRIVPIKDGRALFAWPRAGGLLRRALPIRPMIGVIGVAPPAEAVPTGTPGMHGGNMDCKRIVKNAVLYLPVFVKGALFALGDLHALMGDGEVVVCGLEIPGQVTVSFQVIKDLKLPLPLLVEGGALMALASAGTLDAAASLAARNMQGFLTDALGMDKTAAAMLLSIEGNLCVCQVVDPLKTARMEISLDILEQAAYELP
- a CDS encoding ethanolamine ammonia-lyase reactivating factor EutA, producing MAEDILSVGIDIGTSTAQLVFSRLTLGNAASAFSVPQIEIVGKTLIYKSAVYFTPLVSPTEIDAPALCRIIGAEYGKAGVKAGDVTTGAVIITGDTARKSNAAEVLRLIGNLAGEFVVVTAGPSLESILSGRGAGADRLSGREGATVANLDIGGGTTNISIFRNGELLAVTCLDIGGRLVKVTEGRISYVYSKIQFLADRYALPVKEGARADAAALRELCAIMASLLEGLFGLRAQDAILPMMFTGGAKDIQSAFPVDIVTFSGGVAECMYQKAPDDPFAFGDIGVLLAREMRNSLFYGKFRVFCPDETIRATVAGAGMYATRISGSTVAFDSSALPVKDIPVLKLSAAEEAEESIVEAIRKKASFYKTPDGFAHFALALSGGGYFHFFEIQKLAALLLSAMREALSPEFPLTVILERDIAQALGNAIRVKAPGCRLICIDGISPSEGDYVDIGAPVGGGRVLPVVIKTLVFNH